In Mucilaginibacter auburnensis, the genomic stretch GAGAATAGTATTATCAGCATCAAGGACCTTACTTTAAAAGATACCTTAGGAGGGCAGGGTAAAATAAAGGGAACGGTAGATCTGGCCAATCCGTCAAACCCGGTAATGGATGTAACCCTTAATGTTAATAACGGTAGTTTAATGGCTTTGAACACTACGTTTAAAGAGAATCACCTGTATTTTGGTAAAGCCTTTGCAAGGGGTACTTTCAGCTTTAAAGGCCCGGTTGATAATATGAACATTGATATTGATGCAAGTACGCAAGAGGGCACCGTATTTAATTTGCCGCTAAATGCATCATCAACGGTGAGCGAATATGATTTTATACGATTTGAAAGCCACAAAGACACAACTAATGTTGCTATAGATAAAAAGAAAAGTTTTAATGGTGTTACGCTTAACCTGGCTTTAAATGTTGATGAAAAGAGTACTGTTATTATCACCACAGATTATGGCGTGCTTCAAGGTAACGGTACATCGCGTAATTTGAGCTTAAAAATAAACAGCCTGGGTGATTTTGAAATGTTTGGCGATTTTAACATCATCTCGGGTAAGTTTGAGTTTACAGCTAAAAATTTCATAAGCAAAAATTTTGTGGTGAATCAGGGCGGTAACATACGCTGGACAGGGAATCCTGCGGCAGCGGAAATTAACCTGAAAGCTGTTTACGAGGTGCGTACAGATATTTCACCATTATATACTGCCGCCGGCTTACAATCGCCAAGAGGTAACCAACAGGTGCTGGTACAAGCCAACCTTATCATAACAAAATCGTTATTACAGCCAACTATTGATTTCGATTTTAATTTCCCTACAGATCCGCAGATAAAGGAAGATGTGAACACTTACCTGGCCGATAATAATAACCGTAGTCAGCAGGCTTTAAGCATTATTGTGCGAAGGGCGTTTGCGCCAGGCACAGGCAGCAACTTTGGTAACCAGGTATTAGGTACTGCGGGTAGCGCGCTTAGCGAGTTTGCCTTTAATAAGCTAAACAGTTTAATATCTCAATCAAATGTTAAAGGATTTGATCTTACAATTCGGTCATTTAATGATGCCAGCGCGTCTGTAAAATTCTTTAATGAACGATTAGTATTTAACGGCAGTTTATTCAATAACAGCGGAAGTAGTAACCTGTTTAACAATAACACCAGTTTGCTAAATTCTGATTTTAACAAACTAACAAAGGATTTTGAGGCATTATATCGTATACGCCCTGATGGCAACCTTACAGGCAGATATTCATACAGGGTACTTAACACAAATACATTGAATGCTGCCGACCAACTTACTGTGCAATATGTAAATGGTATTGGTTTGGTTTACCAGCGCGACTTTGATACGTTTGGCGAGTTTATTAAAAATATCTTTTCCAGAGGCACCAACAGGCGCAACCGCAAGCTTATTCCACTTGATCAAAGCGTTCCGGTAGTTCCAACGCCAGGTACGTTGCCCAAAGCAGATACTACGCCCTCAACCGGCGGCGGTCCGTCAAATGAAGAGGATGATTAATATTTAATGGTTACGTAAAATAGCGTGGTCCATCTTATCGCGCTTGGTACGTAAATAAGCTTCGTTATGGGGGTTAGGCGCAATTTCAATAGGAACGTTCTCAACAACTTCCAATCCGTAGCCAATTAAGCCGGCACGTTTTTTAGGATTGTTACTCATTAAACGCATTTTTGATATGCCCAGGCTACGTAATATTTGTGCACCTACACCATAATCCCGCTGATCCATTTTAAAGCCAAGTTTTATATTAGCTTCTACAGTATCAAAACCATTTTCCTGCAGGTTATAAGCTTTTAACTTGTTTACCAAGCCAATTCCGCGTCCTTCCTGGTTCATATAAACAATAACACCTTTGCCTTCTTTCTCAATCATTTGCATAGCAGCATGTAACTGTGGTCCGCAATCACAACGACATGATCCAAAAATATCCCCGGTAACGCACGAACTGTGTACACGTACTAAAATAGGCTCGCCCGGTTCCCAGGTACCTTTTGTTAGCGCTATATGGTTATCGCCTGTATTAAGCTGAGTATATGCCGTCATTTCAAACTCGCCCCATTCAGTAGGTAATTTTACAGAGACTTCCTTTTTTATCAATGTTTCTGCGTCCAGACGGTAAGCTATCAGATCTTTGATTGAAATTATTTTCAGATCAAACTCTTTAGCTAATTCTTTAAGTTCAGGTAAACGTGCCATTTCCCCGTCTTCTTTCATTATTTCGCATATAACGCCGGCAGGTTCAAATCCTGCCATCACAGCCAGATCAATAGCTGCCTCAGTGTGGCCTGACCTGCGAAGAACTCCACCGTTTTTAGCTATCAAAGGAAATATATGCCCTGGTCTGCCAAGATCAGCAGGTTTTGTATCGTTATTAATAAGCGCAAGTATAGTTTTTGATCTGTCGCTTGCAGAAATGCCTGTAGTGCAGCCTTCGAGCAGATCAACCGAAACCGTAAAGTTGGTCTCGTATGAAGTGGTGTTGTGACTTACCATTGGCTCCAGTTCCAACTCGGTAGCACGCTGTTGTGTTATAGGAGCACAAACAAGCCCACGACCATATTTGATCATAAAGTTCACCGTTTCGGGTGTAGCGTTTCGGGCTGCGGTTAAAAAATCACCCTCATTTTCTCTATCCTCATCATCA encodes the following:
- a CDS encoding bifunctional 3,4-dihydroxy-2-butanone-4-phosphate synthase/GTP cyclohydrolase II, with the protein product MLNTIPEAIEAIKAGKMIIVVDDEDRENEGDFLTAARNATPETVNFMIKYGRGLVCAPITQQRATELELEPMVSHNTTSYETNFTVSVDLLEGCTTGISASDRSKTILALINNDTKPADLGRPGHIFPLIAKNGGVLRRSGHTEAAIDLAVMAGFEPAGVICEIMKEDGEMARLPELKELAKEFDLKIISIKDLIAYRLDAETLIKKEVSVKLPTEWGEFEMTAYTQLNTGDNHIALTKGTWEPGEPILVRVHSSCVTGDIFGSCRCDCGPQLHAAMQMIEKEGKGVIVYMNQEGRGIGLVNKLKAYNLQENGFDTVEANIKLGFKMDQRDYGVGAQILRSLGISKMRLMSNNPKKRAGLIGYGLEVVENVPIEIAPNPHNEAYLRTKRDKMDHAILRNH